The genomic interval CTCGCCGGAAAGACCGAGCCGGGCGGCAACCTTTTCGATGGCGATCCGAGTCGAGACCAGACCGAACGGATTGACCTCGATCGGCAGCGGGTAAGCGCCGAGCGTGTCGACCAGCTTGCTCTCATCGGCGATGACGATCATCCGCTGCGAAGCCGCGGCGACGATCTTTTCGCGCAGCAGCGCGCCGCCGCCGCCCTTGATCAGCCGGAGCGCCGGATCGACCTCGTCTGCACCGTCGACCGTCAGATCGAGTGCCGGCAATTCGTCAAGCGACTTCAGCGGAACACCGAGCTCGACGCAGAGCCGCGCGGTTCGTTCGGACGTCGGAACACCTTCGACCTTGAAGCCGCCCGCGACCTTCTCCGCCAGCAGGCGGACGAATTCTTCCGCCGTGCTCCCGGTGCCGATGCCGAGACGCATCCCGCTTTCGACATGACCGAGCGCGGCCTCGGCGGCCTTGATCTTCATTTCGCGGGCATCCATGCGCCGCCAGCTCCAATTGTTGCGTTGGATGTGCTGTTTACACGGCTCGTCTGGCAAACGAAAGTCAAAATCATCACGGAAAATGAAAAGCCGAAACAAACGCCTGTGGCTTTCCCGGCCCTCACCCGGACGTTGCTTTCCGCCGCGCGATCGCCTACCCAGAAATGACCTGTCACCCCAGATGAGCTTTCGCCACCTGGGACGACCCACAGCTCAACGAGGCAAGATCTTGGCCCCTGCACCTGCTCGCGCGACGCTCGTCGTCTTCGATCTCGACGGCACCCTTCTCGACACTCACTCGGATTTGGTGGAGAGCCTGAACCATACGATCGCAGCCCTCGGCCTCGAACCGGTCAGCTATGACGACCTCACCCATCTCGTCGGCCAGGGCGCCCGCGTGATGATCGAGCGCGCCTGCCGGCTGCGGGGTCATCCACTGGAGGCGGACGCCCTGCCGCCGCTGGTAGAGCGCTTCGTCGCCCATTATGCCGGCAACATGCCCGGCCGTACCGAACCCTATCCTGGCCTGGTCGCCGCGATGGACCGTCTAAGCTCGGCGGGTTACCGCCTCGCCGTCTGCACCAACAAGATGGAGAGCCTGGCGCTCGGCCTGATCGACAAGCTCGATCTCACCCAATATTTCGACGCTATCACCGGCGGCGATACTTTCGAATACCGCAAACCCGACGCCCGCCACTTGACCGGCACCGTCGACCGCGCCGGCGGCGACATCGCCCGCACCGTGATGATCGGCGACAGCATCAACGACATCGCTGTCGCCAA from Rhizobium lentis carries:
- the rpiA gene encoding ribose-5-phosphate isomerase RpiA, producing the protein MDAREMKIKAAEAALGHVESGMRLGIGTGSTAEEFVRLLAEKVAGGFKVEGVPTSERTARLCVELGVPLKSLDELPALDLTVDGADEVDPALRLIKGGGGALLREKIVAAASQRMIVIADESKLVDTLGAYPLPIEVNPFGLVSTRIAIEKVAARLGLSGELTLRQSGDGEFTTDGGHHIIDASFGRIPDAEALSSELNSIPGVVEHGLFINMAALAIIAGPAGARTLQANR
- a CDS encoding HAD family hydrolase; translation: MAPAPARATLVVFDLDGTLLDTHSDLVESLNHTIAALGLEPVSYDDLTHLVGQGARVMIERACRLRGHPLEADALPPLVERFVAHYAGNMPGRTEPYPGLVAAMDRLSSAGYRLAVCTNKMESLALGLIDKLDLTQYFDAITGGDTFEYRKPDARHLTGTVDRAGGDIARTVMIGDSINDIAVAKNAGVPSIAVPFGYSDVPVSSLDPDQIIMHFDELTPELVERLLREFATKVAV